In Capillimicrobium parvum, a genomic segment contains:
- the cysT gene encoding sulfate ABC transporter permease subunit CysT — protein MSTLALSRRRPAHGSGALALGISTLWLSLIVLIPLAAVVARSFEDGVGAFWDAVSNRQAVDALKFTLLVSLATVIINAVTGTLLAWVLVRDRFPGKKVVNAVIDLPFALPTIVAGLTLLALYGPNSPFGINVAFTQFAVLLALLFVTLPFVVRSVQPVLIEADREMEEAAISLGASNRTVFLRIILPNLAPAILSGAGLAFARAVGEFGSIVLISGNIPFDTQVSSVYIFKLIESDAPISAAAVSVVLLFVSLVVLLLIRTLGQYRPGAARGFFVSRRDRGKDQEAAS, from the coding sequence GTGAGCACGCTCGCTCTCAGCCGCAGGCGCCCGGCCCATGGGTCGGGCGCCCTCGCGCTCGGTATCTCGACGCTCTGGCTCAGCCTGATCGTCCTGATCCCGCTCGCCGCGGTCGTCGCCCGGTCGTTCGAGGACGGCGTCGGCGCGTTCTGGGACGCCGTCAGCAACAGGCAGGCGGTCGACGCGCTGAAGTTCACGCTGCTGGTGTCCCTGGCCACCGTGATCATCAACGCGGTGACCGGGACCCTGCTGGCCTGGGTGCTGGTCCGCGACCGCTTCCCGGGCAAGAAGGTCGTCAACGCGGTCATCGACCTGCCGTTCGCGCTGCCGACGATCGTCGCCGGCCTGACGCTGCTCGCGCTCTACGGGCCGAACAGCCCGTTCGGCATCAACGTCGCCTTCACGCAGTTCGCCGTCCTGCTCGCCCTGCTGTTCGTCACGCTGCCGTTCGTCGTGCGGTCCGTGCAGCCGGTGCTCATCGAGGCCGACCGCGAGATGGAGGAGGCGGCGATCTCGCTCGGCGCCTCCAACCGCACCGTGTTCCTGCGGATCATCCTGCCGAACCTCGCGCCGGCCATCCTCAGCGGCGCCGGGCTCGCGTTCGCCCGGGCGGTCGGGGAGTTCGGCTCGATCGTCCTCATCTCCGGCAACATCCCGTTCGACACCCAGGTGTCGTCGGTCTACATCTTCAAGCTGATCGAGAGCGACGCGCCGATCAGCGCGGCGGCCGTCTCGGTCGTCCTGCTGTTCGTCTCGCTCGTCGTGCTCCTGCTCATCCGCACGCTCGGCCAGTACCGCCCAGGCGCGGCACGCGGCTTCTTCGTGAGCCGGCGCGACCGGGGCAAGGACCAGGAGGCGGCGTCGTGA